catatttaaccataaaatataataataaaaagtgtaTACTAAAAATATCCTTAAAATCATTAAGCATTGATATATCTCTTTCAGCACAATTTTTGGTAATGTATATTGTAAGTCACGTATAAtattagaccatctccaatggtgtagtacttattaggtactcatggtacgtattaggtactatcattggagcaatactcatttgagtacctaataggtactagttctatAATAAGCAATAgtacctattttatttttgtgggtcccatttataatgatgtatagttattggtgagatgtgttattggtagggcctatttagaactttttaagagatgttgggttggagagattgagtacttattagatactattattaaaaaaaatataaatgaataatGTGTACACGTGAGACCCATTTAGGTACTAAAAAATGAGTATCTCCATTGTGAATGCTCTTATTTGACTTTATTGTATCATAAAATAAATGTCTAATAAAATAGATATTTAGGAGTCCTTTAAGTATAACTCGAATAGTAGGAATGTGACATTATATTTTACACCTTCGATTTGAACTCAAAATtctcaattcattttttttgaaggaattctCCATTCATTTTAAGAGGTGGATTTTTTTTGTACCCCGGACTATTTTAGCCACTCGACtactatacaaaaaaaaatcataataaattgataattaaattttattttatttttgtctagtaatctagtgactagaaattctaccttaaagatgaataagtggagtgtccgagATTCGAACTCCAACTCTTATGTAATATATGCGATGTCTTTATTAACTGAGCTCACAAgaatcattaaatttttttaagtatgATATTGATGATTTAAGTTGGTAAGAGATTATTAGTCAAAAAGAATTTGGTAAGAGATTATGACTTTACTACATTGTAATATAAAAATagtattatgtaccaaaaaaataatttaatttatatacatcaGCAgcttaaagttattttacatatATCGCATACGTaataatataccaacacatcatgatatttaaaaatacatgatatattacattcattaaataatgtgacaATACATCATTGAATacatgcgtaaaaaaaaaatatattgaatttcaTCACGATGCGAGCGGGAAAAGTGGaaatacaaaaaattgaaagcAGAACCAGGAGCCGTTGGCCATCACTCATTCACTCACACTATCCTCACTTCTTACAAACTCATTCTCATCTCATCAATCACTAAAATGGAACATCTTCCCTCTCTCGCACTTCAAATCCTCGCCGGTCCTCGCAAAGGCGAAACGCTCCAATTCCGACCCGAATCCACAATCAAAATCGGTCGGGTCATCCGCGGTAACACTCTCCCCATCAAAGATTCAGGTATATCCACAAAACATCTCTCTATTCAAATTGAATCCGGTAATTGGATACTCACAGATCTAGATTCCTCAAACGGCACCGTTTTAGACGGTAATCACATTCCTCCAAACACTCCTTTTCATCTCCGTGATGGATCCACTATTAAGATCGGTGAAGTTACCTCCATCGTTGTTAACTTTGTTAAACCCCAAAATAACCCTACCTGTACTGAAGTTGAAGATAAACCAATCAGGGGTAAAAGaggtaataataataagggtTGTAAAGTTAGGGTTCCTGTGAAGAGTATTGATGAAAACGCAATTGTAAGTGATGGTAATGATTCTGATTATGTCGATCGACCTGAGCCAGCGCGGGTTACACGTAATCCGAGGAGTACGCGGAGTGGTGTTGTTTCTGATTCTGCTGATGGGAATTTGGATGCTGTTGAAGAGAAGGTGGAAGAGCCGAAGAATGTGAGGGTGACGCGGAATTCGAAGAATAAGAAGAATGCGGTTGAGATTTGTGGTTCCAGTATTGGGAATTCAGAAGCTCCGGAAGAGAAGGTGGAGGAACTGAAGAATGTGAGGGTGACAAGGAATTTGAGGAATAAGCTGAATAAAATGGGGATTTCTGAATCGAGTATTGGGGATTTGGATGCTGTGAAAGAGAAGGCGGAGGAGGGACCGAGGAACGGAAGGGTGACTAGGAATGCAAAGAATAAAGGGGTTGTAATTGAGGAAAATTCAAGCTTGGTTGATGGGGTGGAGAATGttgtgaaaaagaaaacaaggGGTGGAGCTAAGGGTAATAAGAAGTTACAGGAAGAGTGTGTTGGTGAAGGAGATGGTAAAGAGAATTGtgatgaaaaagaaaaggagaattTGAATGGGGATGATAATTGGCCTGATTTGACGAAGATGACTTTAGGCGAGTGGTTTGATTTCATGGAAGTTTAT
This portion of the Trifolium pratense cultivar HEN17-A07 linkage group LG3, ARS_RC_1.1, whole genome shotgun sequence genome encodes:
- the LOC123916171 gene encoding FHA domain-containing protein At4g14490-like, with the translated sequence MEHLPSLALQILAGPRKGETLQFRPESTIKIGRVIRGNTLPIKDSGISTKHLSIQIESGNWILTDLDSSNGTVLDGNHIPPNTPFHLRDGSTIKIGEVTSIVVNFVKPQNNPTCTEVEDKPIRGKRGNNNKGCKVRVPVKSIDENAIVSDGNDSDYVDRPEPARVTRNPRSTRSGVVSDSADGNLDAVEEKVEEPKNVRVTRNSKNKKNAVEICGSSIGNSEAPEEKVEELKNVRVTRNLRNKLNKMGISESSIGDLDAVKEKAEEGPRNGRVTRNAKNKGVVIEENSSLVDGVENVVKKKTRGGAKGNKKLQEECVGEGDGKENCDEKEKENLNGDDNWPDLTKMTLGEWFDFMEVYLPKKINDETEAIIDSMRQKAERLRQYVIMYENQKA